In one Musa acuminata AAA Group cultivar baxijiao chromosome BXJ2-5, Cavendish_Baxijiao_AAA, whole genome shotgun sequence genomic region, the following are encoded:
- the LOC103985269 gene encoding phosphatidylinositol 4-phosphate 5-kinase 9: protein MEGGCSSAPFSVSLAFFLLLSFILFYFNYAFATVNILLLSSACLVFISLLLGWSRFLKLRAARKDVSVRWFVGEDVVGRSSNRGCMIGKAASEGVMFFGNGDTYEGELHKGWCHGSGVYCFNASGRYEGDWVDGKYDGHGIESWARGSRYRGQYRQGARHGFGVYRFYDGDSYSGEWVIGQSHGRGMQTCSDGSCYAGEFKCGVKHGLGRYRFRNGDTYSGEYFGDKIHGFGVYSFANGHCYEGSWHEGRRQGLGTYTFGNGDSRSGEWDCGILKNRFLATDPAVERAVEAAKKAAENCVLLPQAEEQVKHAVSAANKAAMAARVAAVRAAQNEKEDKFCDIYV from the exons ATGGAAGGTGGTTGCTCCTCTGCTCCTTTCTCAGTCTCCCtcgccttcttccttctcctatcCTTCATCCTGTTCTACTTCAACTATGCCTTCGCAACGGTCAACATCCTTCTGCTCTCCTCTGCTTGTTTGGTTTTTATCTCCTTGCTCCTCGGTTGGTCCCGCTTCCTCAAGCTCAGGGCGGCCCGAAAGGACGTATCGGTTCGTTGGTTCGTCGGCGAAGACGTCGTCGGAAGATCTTCCAACAGAGGATGCATGATCGGGAAGGCTGCGAGCGAGGGAGTAATGTTCTTTGGCAACGGGGATACCTATGAAGGGGAGTTGCACAAGGGGTGGTGTCACGGGAGTGGAGTGTACTGTTTCAACGCCAGCGGGCGGTACGAGGGGGATTGGGTCGACGGGAAGTACGACGGGCACGGGATCGAGAGCTGGGCGAGGGGCAGCCGGTACCGCGGACAGTACCGGCAGGGGGCGCGGCACGGGTTCGGGGTGTACCGGTTCTACGACGGGGACAGCTACTCCGGCGAGTGGGTCATCGGGCAGAGCCACGGGCGCGGCATGCAGACCTGCTCCGACGGCAGCTGCTATGCAGGGGAGTTCAAGTGCGGCGTCAAGCACGGCCTCGGCCGGTACCGCTTCAG GAATGGCGATACCTACAGCGGTGAATACTTCGGGGACAAAATCCACGGCTTCGGGGTATACAGTTTTGCCAACGGCCACTGCTACGAGGGCTCATGGCACGAAGGAAGGAGACAAGGTTTGGGAACATACACGTTTGGCAATGGCGATTCAAGATCTGGTGAGTGGGACTGCGGCATTTTGAAGAACAGGTTCCTCGCAACGGACCCTGCCGTCGAGCGAGCTGTCGAG GCTGCAAAGAAGGCCGCAGAGAACTGTGTCCTTCTCCCGCAGGCGGAGGAGCAAGTCAAGCATGCCGTTTCAGCAGCAAACAAGGCAGCCATGGCTGCTCGAGTTGCTGCAGTCAGAGCAGCCCAGAACGAGAAGGAAGACAAATTCTGTGACATATACGTGTGA